From Paenibacillus polymyxa, the proteins below share one genomic window:
- a CDS encoding ABC transporter substrate-binding protein, which produces MRKQLKVAISLACLLMFIGCSASPVSEQTTKITFLNSKSEIKTQLEEVAKQYNQEHPEVSLEIITAPEGTSAYQKLMSMYGSGSPATMSMLDPGDTQTFLDKAVDLSKEKWVADTIENGLDAVKKNDAVLGFPFAVEGYGLIYNKKVLDKATGGSFDPFSVQSRSSLNSLMAKIQQSGVAPVMLSPMDWSLGSHLLALSYSVQPEGFPEFVKGMQINSIDLSQNSVMSGWVQTLDLLKDNSINKHSPLDSTYDDGAKALGEGKVGLWFMGNWAWNGIKSNDTANEEYGFLPLPLNDNTNDPNNSKITVGVTKYVFIDSTATTPQQQEEAKKFLNWLVYEKSGQELLVNKANVIPAFKSIDLVPTDPLSKSIKSYLSSGKTLPFMATLPPDHRAITGASIQSYISGKIDKTELLRQIRIYWKAQRG; this is translated from the coding sequence ATGAGAAAACAGCTAAAAGTTGCGATTTCTCTAGCATGTTTATTGATGTTTATAGGTTGTTCAGCATCACCAGTATCAGAGCAGACGACTAAGATTACATTTTTGAATTCCAAATCTGAAATAAAAACCCAATTGGAAGAAGTGGCAAAACAATACAATCAAGAGCATCCGGAAGTATCTTTAGAAATTATTACTGCTCCAGAGGGAACGTCTGCATATCAAAAGCTGATGTCGATGTACGGCTCAGGAAGTCCAGCAACGATGTCGATGCTTGACCCGGGAGACACGCAGACATTCCTGGATAAAGCCGTTGATTTAAGTAAAGAGAAGTGGGTAGCCGATACGATAGAAAATGGACTTGACGCCGTTAAGAAAAACGATGCTGTGCTGGGATTTCCATTTGCAGTGGAAGGCTATGGATTAATCTATAACAAAAAAGTATTGGACAAGGCAACAGGGGGTTCTTTTGATCCTTTTTCGGTGCAAAGTAGAAGCAGCCTTAACTCATTAATGGCTAAGATTCAGCAGTCGGGAGTAGCACCGGTCATGCTTTCACCAATGGACTGGTCTCTCGGCTCTCATCTTTTAGCTCTGTCTTATTCTGTTCAACCCGAAGGTTTTCCAGAGTTTGTTAAAGGTATGCAGATCAACTCCATCGATTTGTCCCAAAACAGTGTAATGTCTGGATGGGTACAAACTTTAGACCTGCTCAAGGATAACAGCATCAATAAGCACTCGCCTTTGGACAGTACGTATGACGATGGAGCCAAAGCTTTGGGAGAGGGCAAGGTAGGGCTTTGGTTTATGGGTAACTGGGCTTGGAATGGAATAAAGAGCAATGATACGGCAAATGAGGAATACGGTTTTTTGCCTCTTCCGTTAAATGATAATACGAATGATCCAAACAATTCAAAGATCACAGTTGGTGTGACAAAGTATGTATTCATCGACTCCACAGCTACCACGCCTCAGCAGCAAGAGGAAGCCAAGAAATTTTTAAACTGGCTGGTATACGAAAAGTCCGGACAGGAACTTTTGGTCAACAAGGCCAATGTTATACCGGCCTTCAAGAGTATTGACTTGGTGCCTACCGATCCCTTGAGTAAATCGATCAAGTCATATTTGTCGAGCGGAAAGACGCTGCCGTTTATGGCAACACTTCCACCTGATCATAGGGCCATCACAGGAGCATCTATCCAAAGCTACATTAGTGGAAAGATAGATAAGACTGAGCTGTTGCGCCAAATACGCATATACTGGAAAGCTCAGCGGGGATGA